The region AATACTCTACGCCCTCGACCATCTCCAAATTGCTAATTTTCGAGAATTTTTTGTCCTGGGGACAGAGCTTTACCTAGTCCAAGATTTTATCGAAGGGCAATCCTACTGGGATTTGCTCAAGGGCTGCCGCAGTCAGGGTAAGGCCTTTACCGAATCGGAAGTACGTCAATGGTGCCGTCAATTGTTGCCGGTGTTGCGCTATCTCCATAGCCAAAAAATTTGCCATGGTCAGATTAACCTAGAACATGTGGTGCGGCGGGGAGTGGATGCCCTGCCGGTGTTGGTGAATTTTAGCCATAGTCAGTATTATTGCGGTGCCCCAGGGGAAGATCGGAGGGATTTGCACAACTTGGCCTTGGGGGCGATCGCCTTGCTGACGGGGGTCGTTAATCCTAATGCCCCTGGGGAAGAAGTTTTATCCTCCGTTGCCCTTAGTCCAGAATTTCGCCAACTACTATTGCAATGCTCGTCCTGGCCTCCCCTGGTAGATTTGTCTACTTTGGCAGACAATTTAAACAATTTGCCGCTAACCAAGGGGGGCGGAGAAGCGGAGGAAGCCTCTCTACCCTTGGCTAATCAAACTTCCTGGCCTTTTCATTTTTCTACCACAGTAAAAACCATGGTCCGAGTCGATGGGTTCAAGGGGCTGGTGAAAAAATCGCTCATCTTGCTGGGATTGATGGCGATCGCCATGGTCATGGGTTGGGGGGCTGGACAGTTATGGCTCCGGGATCAACAACGGGCCATTTTGCAGAGTTTGGAATCAGACGAACCAGGGGATGATGCACCGCAAAAAACGGACTTGGAGATCAAAAATGAGATCCGGGCCCGCCGGCTTAATTTGGGCATTTCTCCCCAAAGGTTCCAAGCCCTAGTGGATGATGGTTTAGCTTTTCAGTTGAACATTGACCCCGGGGAAATAACTGCTAATACCAACAATACCGGCAACAATAATGATGGACTTCCGACCCTAGGCACCCCAGAAGAACGAATGGCCATGACCATTGCGGTGTTGGATGCTCTGGAGGGCTTGGACCGGGATGCGATTCGGGATTTTGCTCAAAATAATTCTGGCGATCGTCGACGCTGGATTCCCCAGGTGAACCAATTGCGCCTCAGTAGCCGTAGTTTTTACGATTTGGTCAATGCCCGCTTCCGTCACCATTTGCCCATGGTCAGTCTTACTTCGTTGGAGGAACCGGAATTTGAACAGCGCCCCCTAGCCCAGGTGTGGAATGCCATAGCCTTTGGTAGTTTGACTAGCCTAGAGGATGAAAGCCATTACCAAAGACTCAGTTTTGGGGGTACCGATCAACTCAATCTCAGGGGCACCCTGGAACCAGGCAAGGGCTATGCCTATGCCATCACCATCCCCCCCACAGAACAATTCAGCCTGGAGTTGAATGCTCCCCCCAGTACCCGTCTTTCTTTTTATCCCCCCACTGGGCCGGAGATAATTTTGCAAAACTCCGCCATTCACCGCTGGTCTGGCCCCACTGCTCAAACTGGGTACTATGAATTGGTGATTACATCAGAAGCCAAGGAGGCGATCGACTTTGATTTGGAGTTGCGGGTGATGCGGACTAATTTTTCTCCCCTATAATTTTGAACGCAATAAAGCATTTCGAGAATTTCTTTCAGTTGAAACCTTTATTTCACCAGGTTTCTTAACCTAATCCTAACCTTGTCGGATCCTCAAATTCCTATCCTAGGATGGATATAACGGAGAATTTTGGGTGATTGACTGACATGGAAACAGCGGCACACACTTTTGGTAAGCTGGCAATTTTCGCTTTTGGTAAACACACTGAAAAAATTT is a window of Synechocystis sp. PCC 7338 DNA encoding:
- a CDS encoding protein kinase family protein is translated as MTLSLSLGQRLDDRYLIQLHLGASFPGQQYLAHDTHRFDEPCTITVVTSFPGDKTGNLFKQQAEILYALDHLQIANFREFFVLGTELYLVQDFIEGQSYWDLLKGCRSQGKAFTESEVRQWCRQLLPVLRYLHSQKICHGQINLEHVVRRGVDALPVLVNFSHSQYYCGAPGEDRRDLHNLALGAIALLTGVVNPNAPGEEVLSSVALSPEFRQLLLQCSSWPPLVDLSTLADNLNNLPLTKGGGEAEEASLPLANQTSWPFHFSTTVKTMVRVDGFKGLVKKSLILLGLMAIAMVMGWGAGQLWLRDQQRAILQSLESDEPGDDAPQKTDLEIKNEIRARRLNLGISPQRFQALVDDGLAFQLNIDPGEITANTNNTGNNNDGLPTLGTPEERMAMTIAVLDALEGLDRDAIRDFAQNNSGDRRRWIPQVNQLRLSSRSFYDLVNARFRHHLPMVSLTSLEEPEFEQRPLAQVWNAIAFGSLTSLEDESHYQRLSFGGTDQLNLRGTLEPGKGYAYAITIPPTEQFSLELNAPPSTRLSFYPPTGPEIILQNSAIHRWSGPTAQTGYYELVITSEAKEAIDFDLELRVMRTNFSPL